The sequence TGACGCTTCACTCGGTTTGTCACATTAACGTCCGTCAACTGCCGTGCGAATTATGCCTCTGTTATGCTAGGGCATTTCGGCTAGACTATTCGGCATTCGGCAGGAGACCCCAATGGCAAGCGGCCCCGACGACCTCATCACCCTGCGGCGCGAGTTCCACATGAAACCCGAACTGGGCTTCAATGAGGAGCGTACCAAGGCACGCATTGCCCGTTTCCTACGCGACCTCGGGCTTGAGGTGCATGAAGGCATCGGTGTCATCGGCATCCTGCGCGCGGGTCAAGGTAATCGCGCCATCGGGTTGCGCGCCGATATGGATGCCCTGCCGATCCATGAAACGGGCCACCATGACCACGTATCGCAAGCGCCCGGCGTCATGCATGCCTGCGGCCATGATGGGCATATGACCATGCTACTGGGCGCCGCGAAGGCCCTTGCCGCCGATCCGGGGTTTGACGGTACTGTGGTGTTCCTTTTCCAACCGAACGAGGAACACGGCCTTGGCGCGCGTGCCATGATCGACGAAGGCGTGCTGGATCGTTTCCCGATCGAGGAGGTCTATGCCATCCATAACCTGCCCGGTGCGCCTTTGGGGCAGGTCTCGACCCGCAAGGGCCTCATCTGTTCCAGCGAAAGCCTGTTCGAGATCCGGATCGAGGGGCAGGGCGGCCATGCCTCGATGCCGCAGGCCGGGCGCGATGCCATCACCATCGGGGCCGAACTGGTGCAGGCGCTGCAAACCATCGTTTCACGGAAACTGCCCCCGGGCGCAGGGGCTGTGGTGTCGGTGACGGAATTCCTGACCGACGGGCAACGTAATGTCTTGCCCGGACAAGCCACGCTCAAGGGCGATGTGCGCGCCCGCGACCCGCAGGACCGGGAAACGATTGAGGCCCTTATGCGGCAAATGACCCAAGGTATCGCGACCGCGCATGGTATTACCGCCGAGATGGTATTCAACACCGAATTCATAGAAACCATCAACGCGCCCGAGCCCACCGAAGCGGTGATCGAAACCGCCCGCGATATGGGCTGTGAAACTTTGCCGGATCGCCCGCCAATGAGTTTTTCCGAAGACTTCGCCCATTTTGCCGCCGCTGTTCCGGCCTGTTTCCTTCTTATGGGCAACGGTGAAGAGGGGCCGAACGCCCAACCCCTGCACAGCAGCGATTACGATTTCAACGACGCCCTATTGCCCATCGGGGCTGACTTCTGGGTTGCACTGGTTCGTAGCCGGTTGCCCAAACCGGCTTGACCTGTGCGCTTTGGTCCGCCCGGAGCAATCTTGCGATCTGTGGTCAAGTGGGTAGGTTCATGGAGTGGAAACATTGGGCAATGTTGTATGTGGGTAAAACGCATCAAAAGTGGATTTGCAAAACTGCGTCTCGCGCTGCTGTTGACCTGCGTCGTGCCTGCGCCGCTCGTCGCGGGGGAGGTCACCGTTTTCGCGGCCTCCAGCCTGACGGATGTCCTGCAACAGATCGAGCCGCGCTTCGAGGACGAAACAGGCCATGAATTGCGTCTGTCTCTTGCCGGGTCGTCGAAACTCGCCCGACAAATCCAGATGGGCGCACCGGCGGATGTATTCATTTCCGCCAATGTCGATTGGATGGACCGGCTGCAACACGAGGGCCTGATCGCGTCGGGTACCCGTCGCAACCTTCTGGGCAATGCGCTTGTCCTTATCGCGCATGACCCGGCAACGCCCCCCGTGTCCATCGGCCCAACCCTTGATCTGTCCTCCCTGCTGGGTGACGGGCGCTTGGCTATGGGATTGGTCGATGCGGTCCCGGCGGGTGTCTACGGTAAGGCCGCGTTACGGCATTTCGATTTGTGGGACGGTGTGGCGCCGAAGGTTGCGCAAGCGGCCAATGTTCGGGCTGCCTTGTCGTTTGTGGCCTCTGGCGCGGCCCCATATGGTATCGTGTATGAAACCGACGCCCGCGCCGAGGATGATGTTACTATCGTCGCCCGCTTCCCGGCTGGTTCTCACCCGCGTATCCTTTACCCTGTGGCCGCCATGGCCACGGCGGATGGTGCGGCCGTGACGGATTTTCTTGCCTACCTCGACACCGCCGAGAGCCAAGCGATTTTTGCCGAGGCGGGGTTTTCCCGCCCCTCGGACTAGGGCGGACAGGATGGAGTGGCTGACCCCCGAAGAATGGCAGGCCGTGGCGCTGTCGCTGCGTGTGGCCTTTTGGGCCACGCTCTTTTGCCTGCCCGTCGGGGTCTTCATTGCTTATGTCCTCGCCCGCTGGACGTTCCCGGGGCGGCAGGCGCTCAATATCCTTGTTCACTTGCCGCTCATTATGCCGCCGGTCGTAACGGGCTATCTTTTGCTGATCGCCTTCGGGACACAGGGGGGCGTGGGGGCGTTTCTGCAAGAGACCTTCGGTCTGACCTTTGCCTTTCGCTGGACCGGGGCGGCGCTTGCCTCGGGGGTGATGGCCTTTCCCTTCATGGTCCGTGCCACGCGCCTGTCGATCGAGGCGGTCGACCCCAAGTTGGAACAGGCCGCCGCGACCCTGGGCGCCTCCCGCGCATGGGTCTTTGCCACGGTTACCCTGCCGATGATCCTGCCGGGTATCCTGGCCGGGTGCGTGCTGGCCTTTGCAAAGGGGATGGGCGAATTCGGGGCCACAATTACCTTCGTGTCCAACATTCCCGGCGAGACACAAACCATTCCGCTTGCCATCGACCTTGCCCTTGAAACCCCGGGTGGGGAGGCGCGCGCGTTGCGCCTTGCCGTTATCTCGGTCGGGATCGCGGCGGGCGCGTTGGCCCTGTCGGAATGGGTCTCGCGCCGCATGGCCGCAAGGATAGGTGGCGCATGACGCTGTCCTGTTCCCTGCGTCATGCCTTTCAGGGCTTCACGCTTGAGGCGCAGTTCGAGGTGCCCGAGGGATTGACCGTGCTCTACGGGCGCTCCGGCTCGGGCAAGACGACGATCGTTAACGCCGCTGCGGGCCTGCTGCGCCCCGAAGAGGGGCGTATGCAGGTGAATGACTGGCTGCTTTTCGACACGGCGCGCAAGGCGTGGTTGCCACCCCACAAGCGCCGCATCGGTTATATCTTTCAGGAGGGGCGCCTGTTTCCGCATCTCACCGTCCGGCAGAACCTGCGATATGGCAGCTGCTTCGCGCCCAAGGATGCGACGCCCGAGCCGATGGCGCATGTGGTGGATATGCTGGGCCTTGGTCAACTATTGCACCGCCGTCCTGCCGCTCTTTCAGGCGGTGAAAAACAGCGCGTCGCGATTGGACGTGCCCTGTTGGCCGCGCCGCGCATGATCTTGGCGGATGAACCCCTCTCGGCCCTGGACGATGCCCGCAAGGCCGAGGTGCTGCCCTATTTCGAGCGTCTCCGCGACGAGGTGGAAATTCCTATCCTCTACGTCACCCATTCCGCGGCCGAGGTTGCGCGCCTCGCCACCACCGTCGTCGCCCTGGAGGATGGTCGCGTCATTGGGCAGGGCACGGCAGCCGAGGTTCTGGGCGATCCCAAGGTGACGCCCTTGGGGGCGCGGGCGGCGGGCGCCGTGATCGAAGCCACCATTGCCACGCATCATCCCGATGGCCTGACCGAACTCAACGCTGGCGGCACGCCGCTGTTCCTTCCCGCGCTCGGCCAGGCACAAGGCAGCACCGTTCGCGTCCGCATTGCAGCGCATGACGTGATCCTGTCCACCAAGGCGCCCGCCGAGCTTTCCGCCCTCAATATCTTGTCCGGTACCATCCACGATATCCGAAGCGGTCAGGGCCCCGGTGCCATGGTTTCGCTCGACACTGCCGCGGGCCGCATCCTTGCCCGCGTCACCCGGCGTTCGGCCACACGCCTTGGCCTGCATACCGGCGCCCCCTGCCACGCAGTGATAAAATCCGTGGCTCTCGCCCCCGAAGACATCGGCGGATAAAAAAGCCCCGCCACGAAGGGCGGGGCACGAGGTAAGTGCCTAAAGCGTCAGGCCACAGGCACCGGCGGTGTTCAGTTGTTCATGTGATTCAATTCGGGCGATCGGCCATCTCGGCACGGATCTGCTGTCGGAAAAGATCGATCGGCACACGCTTGCCTTCGCGCTTGATGCACCAATATGTCCAGCCGTTACAGCTTGGCGCGCCTTCAAGGGCCGCCCCCACCTGGTGGATCGAGCCGCGCACATCATCGCCAATCAGCGTCCCGTCGGCACGCACCTTGGCCTTGTGACGCCCGTTCATGCTCAGAAGTTCCTCACCGGGGCGCAGCATACCGCGTTCGACCAACTGCCCGAAGGGTACGCGCGGTTCGGCGCGCTTGGCCTTGGAAACCTCCAGGGCCTCGCGATCGTATTTGCGAATGCCGGCAAGGCGCTTTTCGGCCACCTTGCGATAGGCCGCTTCGCGTTCAATGCCGATAAAGTCCCGGCCCAGCATCTTGGCCACGGCGCCGGTTGTGCCGGTGCCAAAGAACGGGTCAAGCACCACGTCGCCCGGATTGGTGCTTCCGACCAATACACGGTGCAGCAGGCTCTCGGGTTTTTGTGTCGGGTGGGCCTTGTCGCCCTTGTCGTCTTTCAGGCGCTCATGCCCGGTGCAAATCGGCAGAACCCAGTCACTGCGCATCTGCACGCCTTCGTTCAGCGATTTCAGGGCTTCGTAGTTGAAGGTGTATTTCGCGCCTTCCTGTTTCGACGCCCAGATCATCGTTTCATGTGCATTGGTCAGGCGCTTGCCCCGGAAATTCGGCATCGGGTTCGATTTGCGCCACACGACGTCATTCAGAATCCAGAAGCCTTCGTTCTGAAGCGCGGCACCGACGCGGAAAATGTTGTGATAGCTGCCGATCACCCAGATCGCGCCATTCGGCTTGAGCAACCGACGCGCGGCTTTCAGCCATTCTCGCGTGAACTTGTCATAGGCCTCGAAGCTGGCGAACTGATCCCACGCATCGTCTACCGCATCAACCGCGCTGTTGTCGGGCCGGTGCAAATCACCCTTGAGCTGCAGGTTATAGGGCGGATCGGCAAAGATCAGGTCGACGGATGCCTCGGGGAGGCTGTTCATCATCTCGATGCAGTCCCCGTCCAGAATCGTATTGAGTGGGAGCGCTTGCGCACTCTTGGCTTTGGTCATCGTTTTCATTTTCTGCCTCTGTCCCGGCGCTTTGTGCGCTCTGGTCGTTGAGGTCAAAGATGAGTCAAAGCCGATTCGCCGTCAATTTCTTTTTTGAATCAGTCACTTACAGATTTTTCTTGATACAAGATATTGTGTACCGGCTTGAAGGAACGTCTATGGTGTGGGGTCACACCAAGATTTTGAAGGGCCTCTTTGTGGGTTTTCGATGGGTAACCTGCATTGCTTTCCCATCCATAGCCGGGGAACTGTTGCGCCAAATCCCACATGATGCGGTCGCGCCTTATTTTAGCCACAATTGAGGCCGCCGAAATCGACAGCGAAACCGCATCGCCCTTGACGATGGACCGGGCGGGAATGGTCAGACCGCGGGGGATCATGTTGCCGTCGATCAGCGCGATGTCGGGCGGGGTGGATAACCCGGCAATCGCCCGTTCCATCGCCAGATGCGAGGCGCGCAGGATGTTAAGCTCGTCAATCTCCTCGACGCTGGCATGGGCCACTGACACCTCTGCGCAGGTCATCAAGGCATCGTGCAGCGCCTCGCGCCGCTTGGCGCTGAGTTTCTTTGAATCGTGCAGGCCGTCGGGAACGTTGCCGGGTTCCAAAATCACCGCCGCTGCCGTTACCGGCCCGGCCAATGGCCCGCGTCCTACCTCGTCCACGCCAGCGACGCGGGTGGCGCCCTGCGTGATGGCCTCTTGTGCATGTGAAAAATCCGGTCCTGTCATGGGATGCTAAAACCATGCCTTGCCCGATAATGCAAAAGGGAAGGGCAGATGCCCTTCCCTC comes from Roseovarius bejariae and encodes:
- a CDS encoding amidohydrolase; translated protein: MASGPDDLITLRREFHMKPELGFNEERTKARIARFLRDLGLEVHEGIGVIGILRAGQGNRAIGLRADMDALPIHETGHHDHVSQAPGVMHACGHDGHMTMLLGAAKALAADPGFDGTVVFLFQPNEEHGLGARAMIDEGVLDRFPIEEVYAIHNLPGAPLGQVSTRKGLICSSESLFEIRIEGQGGHASMPQAGRDAITIGAELVQALQTIVSRKLPPGAGAVVSVTEFLTDGQRNVLPGQATLKGDVRARDPQDRETIEALMRQMTQGIATAHGITAEMVFNTEFIETINAPEPTEAVIETARDMGCETLPDRPPMSFSEDFAHFAAAVPACFLLMGNGEEGPNAQPLHSSDYDFNDALLPIGADFWVALVRSRLPKPA
- the modA gene encoding molybdate ABC transporter substrate-binding protein; translated protein: MWVKRIKSGFAKLRLALLLTCVVPAPLVAGEVTVFAASSLTDVLQQIEPRFEDETGHELRLSLAGSSKLARQIQMGAPADVFISANVDWMDRLQHEGLIASGTRRNLLGNALVLIAHDPATPPVSIGPTLDLSSLLGDGRLAMGLVDAVPAGVYGKAALRHFDLWDGVAPKVAQAANVRAALSFVASGAAPYGIVYETDARAEDDVTIVARFPAGSHPRILYPVAAMATADGAAVTDFLAYLDTAESQAIFAEAGFSRPSD
- the modB gene encoding molybdate ABC transporter permease subunit, with the protein product MEWLTPEEWQAVALSLRVAFWATLFCLPVGVFIAYVLARWTFPGRQALNILVHLPLIMPPVVTGYLLLIAFGTQGGVGAFLQETFGLTFAFRWTGAALASGVMAFPFMVRATRLSIEAVDPKLEQAAATLGASRAWVFATVTLPMILPGILAGCVLAFAKGMGEFGATITFVSNIPGETQTIPLAIDLALETPGGEARALRLAVISVGIAAGALALSEWVSRRMAARIGGA
- the modC gene encoding molybdenum ABC transporter ATP-binding protein produces the protein MTLSCSLRHAFQGFTLEAQFEVPEGLTVLYGRSGSGKTTIVNAAAGLLRPEEGRMQVNDWLLFDTARKAWLPPHKRRIGYIFQEGRLFPHLTVRQNLRYGSCFAPKDATPEPMAHVVDMLGLGQLLHRRPAALSGGEKQRVAIGRALLAAPRMILADEPLSALDDARKAEVLPYFERLRDEVEIPILYVTHSAAEVARLATTVVALEDGRVIGQGTAAEVLGDPKVTPLGARAAGAVIEATIATHHPDGLTELNAGGTPLFLPALGQAQGSTVRVRIAAHDVILSTKAPAELSALNILSGTIHDIRSGQGPGAMVSLDTAAGRILARVTRRSATRLGLHTGAPCHAVIKSVALAPEDIGG
- a CDS encoding site-specific DNA-methyltransferase; its protein translation is MKTMTKAKSAQALPLNTILDGDCIEMMNSLPEASVDLIFADPPYNLQLKGDLHRPDNSAVDAVDDAWDQFASFEAYDKFTREWLKAARRLLKPNGAIWVIGSYHNIFRVGAALQNEGFWILNDVVWRKSNPMPNFRGKRLTNAHETMIWASKQEGAKYTFNYEALKSLNEGVQMRSDWVLPICTGHERLKDDKGDKAHPTQKPESLLHRVLVGSTNPGDVVLDPFFGTGTTGAVAKMLGRDFIGIEREAAYRKVAEKRLAGIRKYDREALEVSKAKRAEPRVPFGQLVERGMLRPGEELLSMNGRHKAKVRADGTLIGDDVRGSIHQVGAALEGAPSCNGWTYWCIKREGKRVPIDLFRQQIRAEMADRPN
- a CDS encoding ribonuclease HII yields the protein MTGPDFSHAQEAITQGATRVAGVDEVGRGPLAGPVTAAAVILEPGNVPDGLHDSKKLSAKRREALHDALMTCAEVSVAHASVEEIDELNILRASHLAMERAIAGLSTPPDIALIDGNMIPRGLTIPARSIVKGDAVSLSISAASIVAKIRRDRIMWDLAQQFPGYGWESNAGYPSKTHKEALQNLGVTPHHRRSFKPVHNILYQEKSVSD